A region from the Bombyx mori chromosome 15, ASM3026992v2 genome encodes:
- the LOC101741655 gene encoding uncharacterized protein LOC101741655 isoform X2 has protein sequence MTSQTENLKTNEFQRRRKLRLQQVREQSKDIAKKIRQRAKLEKLKQASDFDVFKQREYLMKQGELVKQLEVLYSKGIENVGSSHRSALEDRPDVVPKKLDLTKVRAREAASKLRRAKQEKLDEQKRILDRKLQAREVANELSRDKTIKASKKPSETHLQSTEMEEPSKDAQPVAQEQEKPSRNDIATQWEMEEPSTELEHNIPTLTLMDDKDTPTELNNNMPQKSDNSKRLDLFALSEGMPLSLRGSVVNEERVSVKESVNIVSEFLRNRAMRLRETDHISSLNKSQCGDLVGVKETILRTRSSRTEGTSYVCHVLDEQVIPVPSWESQKCQLCYQQVLMHKTNINNKILNEVTKRKSYQEPCSNLSLSKKSPIKKSTVYHGNSKNLSNERLLRTSAPASGSTGKKFITMYDHSTRDARSIPIVNNDEQYVTRDRETEEDAYVKAMRESNVDNSKSRENKEQTRIKNIRNRVAMTKESVEKEYKDTMNFLKSLPKDMNQPTRSSYMDENRQQLQQERRQHKMQCEFRKIQRECSRHKKTNGRRNSKSPINNFESGDFQYSWMPVPESDNNLAIHTIPTSVREGKVGNTVKFSKVDSYHEYRSRHKHTPPTKDISKENQATRRIEGLIVDNDVSDTSETSSVTSNVSSSENIRIQPKKTNVQNESEISEADRIIIYKILDSRKNKNCKKNNKLLTEIKQSLGSNVCSKKPVPSTTDEPEEKDSAEHVDEGVYEPVNDKGNPQKTNQNASHKPEGSKVCQCSKKSKDMEGAANHWDISDSSNRTSNLCVACKCACSKSRTRHVSPPPPLPSAATSTTSFKSATNAANNTTPDSGFIKLIETGGHEAGKFYIGASGFLKNDNYEVVIQLRKKYDENKLEEKTESTEVKQNTKEIHLEPEAVAEDNAQSEREVSAVQHSNMDKSDAVTKASEINVNKDDVFPVLPPDTVTEAGQNDIASNQADSPKASLCDKGVETSFKLSYVMPSNAPKTDPGPRPGTSTYTQTSFGSPNNRPVFFHMSSSTSTAYMSPPELILPRCLKRGHCKHKEQFYESSRVQSREKLEHYDQHHYNEEYSCSCKRCIQIPNKRMSRKSRDSVCYKDCTKSKHTPSNTSSCLSSHRHKKCAKKNTSSTKFNKNENQVSGNSKKCLNRHNTDNVTKKPLQSVYNLKYKDRPTFVQTNLNPVIKSYVSKLLTLNREGLKAVEVVNQDCSSVATPGSSIVNEPKNINRTKSAETQISLEQIKHIVKQKILNENKNFPPPNECIMGDFQKSPLKQKPRLCRKKIVHKVKSFNVSKNLKPKATRVTQVSVEKLAISSSTSSMKDDTETSNKDKPSSKASQITRKIETGGSVFKPSHSNLRCVETNKNNKEEKRNNKVSLSTNVKLQGQQNKIKNNMPITDQSGFNTRPCDWVLDESKQNKCEIPMTTGTQTVNEDLKYVKLAVDKLQNMEKIADLTEKCTKRLSNLAKVLEEVRKNKSLVYSQISSSDNTSGSEHRNEKMINSKSPPYTQSDEDNELQNNQVFLGTKSVSSKDTTISSTEYIPFLNDIPKPPPTSFDSGDTHLSVSPVVKLPVNFDSHLLSSLEVNIKTRAKPPPALSRIHLKHGNDHIIPHELSTVLEVDSPMSLKLKNQSNNKSEIPVSSGNAEKVESKHETLSSSQNRETLVDPDLLKSNLEVPNHKIKLPRNNELSDVSKVQMMDLKQFNEIMLKPFITFQEHAKQCNILHSDFGSEIAKEIVTDEISSLHSDGSLPDVIAELLKRNVISEPFKYDTVSNINSTSISSESTMSVLALSKTRKDKKKSSVMFNTKENAAETSDSLSVSSNPDLEKAFKNLGMGWASSTLKKTKERLALSSSSNTSSSSLSQFKIKSFNNHEIPALVTDSVSSILNSSKNTKQKCVVPETSNVEQQTSLINSITVKDFLKNELAKKITFTNKTYKDDSEEFVSLFDTKIPEGMKHDSDNTREQPSMDSIPSGNNRARTSTPVQVYKSMTYQSSSTSNLSNGLFSNADDLSSVKGTSNSMKNHSASEKDDLLIPKLSLKTKMSSSDSNKSD, from the exons ATGACATCTCAAACagaaaatttgaaaacaaatgaaTTTCAACGACGGAGAAAGCTTAGACTTCAACAg GTACGTGAGCAATCAAAAGATATTGCTAAGAAAATAAGACAGCGTGCTAAACTTGAAAAGTTGAAACAGGCGTCAGACTTCGACGTTTTCAAACAAAGGgaatatttaatgaaacaagGAGAACTAGTCAAACAATTAGAGGTGTTGTACTCAAAAGGAATAGAAAATGTAGGATCTAGTCATAGGAGTGCCTTAGAAGATCGACCTG ATGTGGTTCCAAAGAAACTAGATCTAACAAAAGTACGTGCGAGGGAAGCAGCCTCAAAATTAAGAAGAGCAAAACAGGAAAAGTTAGATGAACAAAAAAGAATATTAGACAGAAAATTACAAGCCCG cgaGGTAGCTAATGAACTAAGCAGAGATAAAACTATTAAAGCGTCAAAGAAACCTTCAGAGACACATCTTCAAAGTACTGAAATGGAAGAACCGTCTAAAGATGCACAGCCAGTAGCTCAGGAACAAGAGAAACCAAGCAGAAATGATATTGCCACTCAATGGGAAATGGAAGAACCATCAACTGAATTAGAACACAACATTCCAACATTAACTTTGATGGACGATAAAGACACTCccactgaacttaataataatatgccacAGAAATCTGACAATAGCAAGAGGTTAGATCTCTTTGCATTGAGTGAGGGTATGCCGTTGAGTCTTCGTGGAAGTGTCGTCAATGAAGAAAGAGTTTCAGTTAAGGAATCTGTAAATATAGTTTCAGAATTTTTGAGGAATAGAGCTATGCGTTTGAGAGAAACCGATCATATTAGCAGTTTAAACAAAAGTCAATGCGGTGATTTAGTTGGTGTGAAGGAAACTATTCTACGTACAAGATCATCAAGAACTGAAGGTACAAGTTATGTGTGTCATGTACTTGATGAACAAGTAATTCCTGTTCCATCTTGGGAATCTCAAAAATGTCAACTTTGTTATCAGCAAGTTTTAATGCATAAaacaaatatcaataataaaattttgaatgaaGTTACAAAAAGAAAATCTTATCAAGAGCCATGTTCTAATCTTTCTCTCAGTAAAAAGAGTCCTATAAAAAAATCGACTGTGTATCATGGAAATA GTAAAAATTTAAGCAATGAAAGGTTATTAAGAACTAGTGCACCAGCCAGTGGTTCTACTGGGAAAAAATTTATAACCATGTATGATCATTCCACACGAGATGCCAGAAGTATACCTATTGTTAATAATGATGAACAGTATGTAACAAGGGATCGTGAGACTGAGGAAGATGCATATGTTAAAGCGATGAGAGAATCAAATGTTGATAATTCGAAAAGTAGAGAGAACAAAGAACAAACAAGAATTAAGAATATAAGAAACAGAGTAGCAATGACAAAGGAATCTGTGGAGAAAGAATATAAAGATACCATGAATTTTTTGAAATCACTACCAAAAGACATGAATCAACCAACC AGGAGCTCCTATATGGACGAGAATCGTCAGCAGCTGCAGCAGGAGAGACGACAGCACAAGATGCAATGTGAATTCAGAAAAATACAAAGGGAATGTAGCAGACATAAAAAAACA AATGGACGAAGGAACTCAAAATCACCAATCAACAACTTTGAAAGTGGTGACTTTCAATATTCTTGGATGCCAGTGCCCGAGAGTGACAATAACCTTGCTATTCATACGATCCCAACATCTGTTAGAGAAGGAAAAGTTGGGAACACAGTGAAGTTTAGCAAAGTAGACAGCTATCATGAGTACAGATCACGACACAAACACACTCCGCCTACTAAGGATATTAGTAAAGAAAATCAAGCCACTAGAAGAATTGAAGGTTTGATAGTTGATAATGATGTTAGCGACACCAGCGAGACTTCCTCAGTTACATCGAATGTCAGTTCATCTGAAAACATCAGGATTCAGCCAAAAAAAACGAACGTGCAAAACGAGAGTGAAATTTCTGAGGCAGATaggattattatttataaaattttggattctagaaaaaacaaaaattgcaaGAAGAATAATAAGCTATTGACTGAAATCAAACAATCTTTAGGATCGAATGTTTGTAGTAAAAAACCTGTACCAAGTACAACCGATGAACCTGAAGAAAAAGATTCAGCAGAACATGTAGATGAAg gtgTATACGAACCAGTAAACGATAAAGG GAATCCTCAAAAGACCAATCAGAATGCTTCACACAAACCAGAAGGAAGTAAAGTTTGCCAATGTAGCAAAAAATCGAAAGACATGGAAG GAGCTGCTAATCATTGGGATATCAGTGATTCATCAAACAG AACATCAAATCTATGCGTGGCTTGTAAATGTGCGTGCTCTAAGTCAAGGACCAGACATGTTAGTCCTCCCCCGCCACTACCATCAGCAGCGACGTCCACTACATCCTTCAAATCAGCAACCAATGCGGCAAATAATACCACTCCAGATTCTGGATTTATCAAACTCATAGAAACCGGTGGCCACGAAGCAGGGAAATTTTACATTGGAGCTTCAGGATTTCTAAAAAACGATAATTATGAAGTGGTCATACAGTTGAGAAAGAAATACGACGAGAACAAACTTGAAGAAAAAACAGAGTCAACGGAAGTAAAACAAAATACGAAGGAGATACATCTTGAACCAGAGGCAGTCGCAGAAGATAACGCCCAGTCTGAGAGGGAAGTAAGTGCTGTCCAACATTCCAATATGGATAAGTCTGACGCAGTGACAAAAGCTTCAGAgattaatgtaaataaagacGACGTTTTCCCAGTTCTTCCTCCGGATACAGTTACTGAAGCAGGACAAAACGACATCGCCTCGAATCAGGCTGATTCACCTAAAGCTTCGCTTTGTGATAAAGGCGTAGAAACTTCTTTTAAATTGTCTTATGTGATGCCAAGTAATGCGCCGAAAACAGACCCTGGGCCCCGACCAGGAACCTCGACGTATACTCAAACAAGCTTCGGCTCTCCGAATAATAGACCAGTATTTTTTCATATGAGTTCGTCCACGTCTACCGCTTACATGAGTCCACCTGAATTAATCCTACCCAGATGTCTGAAACGTGGACATTGTAAACACAAAGAACAATTCTATGAGTCGTCTCGTGTTCAAAGTCGGGAAAAACTTGAACATTACGATCAACATCATTATAACGAAGAATACAGTTGCAGCTGTAAAAGATGTATACAGATTCCCAATAAAAGAATGTCACGGAAATCCAGAGATTCTGTATGTTATAAGGATTGTACTAAATCTAAACATACTCCTTCGAATACGTCTAGCTGCCTCAGCTCACATAGGCACAAAAAATGTGCAAAGAAAAACACATCGTcaacaaaattcaataaaaacgaGAATCAAGTTTCTGGAAACTCTAAAAAATGTCTTAACAGACAtaatacagataatgtaactaaaAAGCCGTTGCAATCTGTATATAACTTGAAATATAAAGACAGGCCTACATTTGTTCAAACCAACTTAAACCCCGTAATAAAAAGTTACGTAAGCAAATTGTTGACTTTAAATAGGGAAGGATTAAAAGCTGTTGAGGTAGTCAATCAAGATTGCAGTTCTGTAGCTACACCAGGAAGCTCCATCGTCAATGAGCCTAAAAATATCAACCGAACTAAGAGCGCGGAAACTCAGATATCTTTAgaacaaataaaacatatagtaaaacaaaaaattttgaatgaaaataagaattttCCACCACCAAATGAATGTATCATGGGAGATTTTCAGAAGAGTCCATTGAAACAAAAGCCAAGACTGTGTCGAAAGAAAATAGTACACAAGGTGAAATCTTTTAACGTTTCAAAGAATTTGAAGCCCAAGGCAACACGAGTAACACAGGTGTCTGTGGAAAAACTTGCTATTAGCTCCTCTACATCTTCTATGAAAGACGATACGGAGACATCAAACAAAGATAAACCTAGCAGCAAAGCATCACAAATTACAAGAAAAATAGAAACTGGTGGTTCTGTATTCAAACCAAGTCATTCAAATCTGCGATGTGTAGAAacgaacaaaaataataaagaggagaaaagaaataataaagtcTCTTTATCTACTAACGTAAAACTACAGGGTCAACAGAacaagattaaaaataatatgccTATAACAGATCAATCCGGATTTAATACGCGGCCTTGTGATTGGGTGCTTGACGAatctaaacaaaacaaatgtGAAATTCCGATGACCACTGGAACTCAAACTGTTAACGAAGATTTGAAATACGTAAAATTAGCTGTCGATAAACTTCAAAATATGGAGAAGATTGCAGACCTAACTGAAAAATGTACTAAACGTCTATCAAACTTGGCTAAAGTGTTAGAGGAAGTAAGGAAAAATAAGTCACTGGTTTACAGCCAAATCTCATCCTCAGATAACACTTCTGGTTCAGAACACAGAAatgaaaaaatgataaatagtAAATCTCCACCGTACACACAATCTGACGAAGATAATGAATTACAGAATAACCAAGTCTTCTTAGGAACAAAATCTGTATCATCTAAAGATACAACTATAAGTTCAACTGAATATATCCCGTTTTTAAATGATATTCCAAAACCGCCACCAACTTCCTTTGACTCAGGTGACACGCATCTTTCGGTATCGCCAGTTGTAAAGTTGCCTGTAAATTTTGATTCACATTTACTATCCAGCTTGGAGGTAAATATCAAAACAAGAGCGAAACCACCTCCTGCGCTTTCGAGGATTCATTTGAAACATGGCAACGATCATATAATTCCTCATGAATTATCAACAGTTTTAGAAGTTGACTCACCCATGAGTCTCAAATTAAAAAACCAATCGAACAACAAGAGCGAGATTCCTGTCAGTTCAGGAAATGCAGAAAAAGTAGAGTCTAAACATGAAACTTTAAGCAGTTCCCAAAATAGAGAAACATTGGTAGATCCtgatttattaaaaagtaatttggAAGTTCctaatcataaaattaaattgccCCGCAACAATGAATTGTCAGACGTCTCTAAAGTACAGATGATGGATTTAAAACAGTTCAATGAGATTATGTTAAAGCCATTCATAACATTTCAAGAACATGCCAAgcaatgtaatattttacataGCGATTTTGGTAGTGAAATTGCTAAAGAAATAGTTACTGATGAAATTAGTTCTCTTCACTCTGATGGCAGTTTACCAGATGTTATAGCTGAATTGCTCAAAAGGAACGTTATAAGTGAACCATTCAAATATGATACAGTTTCGAACATTAATTCCACTTCGATATCATCTGAATCTACGATGTCTGTTTTAGCATTGTCAAAAACTAGAAAGGATAAAAAGAAGTCAAGCGTTATGTTTAACACTAAAGAAAATGCGGCCGAAACATCAGATTCATTAAGCGTTTCATCAAATCCAGATTTAGAGAAAGCGTTTAAAAATTTAGGAATGGGCTGGGCGTCTTCTACTTTAAAAAAGACAAAAGAAAGGTTGGCTCTTTCATCATCAAGTAATACGTCCAGTTCTAGTTTATCTCAATTCAAAATAAAGAGTTTTAATAACCACGAAATACCAGCGTTAGTGACTGATTCGGTGTCGTCCATTTTAAATTCGTCAAAAAACACGAAACAAAAATGTGTTGTACCAGAAACCTCGAACGTCGAGCAACAGACATctttaataaattcaattacCGTGAAAGACTTTTTGAAAAATGAACTAGCCAAGAAAATAACTTTTACCAATAAGACTTACAAAGATGATTCAGAAGAATTTGTATCGTTGTTTGACACTAAAATCCCTGAAGGTATGAAACATGATTCTGACAATACCCGTGAACAGCCTTCGATGGACAGCATTCCGAGTGGAAACAACCGAGCACGTACATCAACCCCTGTACAAGTTTACAAGTCGATGACATACCAATCTAGTTCAACTTCAAACTTGTCCAACGGCCTATTTAGTAATGCCGACGACCTGTCTTCGGTAAAAGGCACATCGAATTCCATGAAAAATCATTCCGCATCAGAAAAGGACGACTTACTAATTCCAAAACTAAGTTTGAAGACGAAGATGAGTTCATCGGATAGTAATAAAAGTGATTAA